Proteins from a single region of Aureibacter tunicatorum:
- a CDS encoding PAS domain S-box protein has product MDTPNTFHNSNLKIINDIKHYQDSLRQAQKSLIKELGKDDQMTIVVDSNFDLIASSDKLNELINKSQNTSIKSEETINNIISQAKLSFNTESETNASFEIQEKSLPSIHFAIESHELDTSLFHSINLISLENNNTEASSFKTEDIIKEIDESPVLLRHTNRKKEFIYYDNKWELFLGKNEEIHQSWKDAIHPDDFDKVLKRIKLGLENKQAFDIAYRIRNASGEFKWFLETGIPKITAGGHEYFVCASIDITKRKELEESRNFQNSELMAESKINHFLNSSSLISISINKDGNILHANDLLLKLTGFAADELSNKSFIETLIPSSKRENSYIVFQNIKDKKDIQSLGKTELVTKKGKVITINFNIIPYYDKNKELSNITILGENVTSSQKAQIELKQTNQKLADFFDNASDLIQIMNSNNEIIQVNNVWLKTLGYSREESVNLRFEDIIHPDALAETKLILKNLDHHPNKKFETSFISKQGKKIHVLGSLNTGFLNGKIIEYRGIFHDITNRLRAEKSLKLYYSVANLANQSNDLKSLFKNIHKEIAKIIPARNFYIKLDRKYFDDKELSYIKDENLEKNNRSIDELLTTKLTEHVINNNQALILNDKEITSVQVKSNWQSSDEKIKIWLGVPLRLHGKIIGAIALYCYESVITYNHKDLELLNFICGQLATSIEKKRKENTIKTQLARQNAIFESGTHHIWSINRNYAYTSFNTAFENELKGYLEPNIEKNGYVINPNLKNENRPFDFWKEKYDSIFQSGESLNFEHQYVAPNGQEICREVFLNPIYYEDGVVKEISGFAHDITEEKQAIINLKKSEEKFRNIFESFQDLYFRCKLNGELTMVSPSVMELIGYSEQHILGNNITDYYLYNKKTKGLIRKLISNKNVRDFEAQLITKTGDIIQFICNIRIIHDEYGRPYEIEGIARDVSELKKSNAELQKAKNFAEKSLKVKEEFLANMSHEIRTPMNGIIGMIDLIADTTLDEEQTSYVSTIKKSSETLLTILNDILDLSKIEAGKMQLYKTPVSINNVLDKLYSLYAQQAIDKSIDFYYQISPEVPVGMIIDETRFLQVLSNLTSNALKFTPEGGSIHIFINEEKRENDNITLKIEVKDSGIGISKESLEKIFKNFTQADVSTSKSYGGVGLGLAISKQLCSLMDGKIGVNSTLGKGSNFWFTIQAKETKLDEKKLSETNQINPKINEFLDEEITPNILLVDDNQINRTVSSQILAKAGCEVDLASSGQMAIEKAESHEYDIIFMDIQMPGMDGIEATQKIKSLDKDSLPPIVAMTAYAMKEDKERFLNSGFDDYIPKPIKAKDLLHKVSELSSLKNVDKSRKDSDDKQQEKEEIISMAVIESLKKYADDESLYNIYKDFDLEANEQIENCKFSIKSEDYKNILSNLHTLKGNSGTLGVNKVSELTIKIESDVKKGDVDNFESDMSELESLYMEFKNNYKQIILNK; this is encoded by the coding sequence ATGGATACACCTAATACTTTTCATAACTCCAACTTAAAGATCATTAATGACATCAAGCATTATCAAGACTCTTTAAGACAAGCTCAAAAATCTTTGATAAAAGAGTTGGGAAAAGATGATCAAATGACCATTGTAGTCGATTCCAATTTTGATTTGATAGCATCTTCTGACAAACTGAATGAACTAATCAACAAAAGCCAAAATACATCGATTAAATCAGAAGAGACAATAAATAACATTATCTCCCAAGCTAAGCTTTCTTTTAACACTGAGAGTGAAACGAACGCAAGCTTTGAGATTCAAGAAAAAAGCTTGCCCTCAATTCACTTCGCAATAGAATCTCACGAATTAGACACTAGCTTATTTCACTCCATAAATCTTATTTCTCTAGAGAACAACAATACAGAAGCTTCTTCCTTCAAAACCGAAGATATCATAAAAGAGATTGACGAATCTCCAGTTTTGTTGCGGCACACTAATAGGAAAAAAGAATTTATTTACTATGATAATAAATGGGAATTATTTTTAGGAAAGAATGAAGAAATCCACCAAAGCTGGAAAGATGCTATCCATCCTGACGATTTTGACAAAGTGCTTAAGCGTATAAAATTAGGCCTTGAAAATAAACAAGCCTTCGATATCGCTTATAGAATTAGAAATGCTTCTGGAGAATTCAAATGGTTTCTTGAGACGGGTATTCCAAAAATCACAGCTGGTGGCCATGAATACTTTGTTTGCGCATCCATTGATATTACAAAAAGAAAAGAACTTGAAGAAAGCCGTAATTTTCAAAATTCAGAACTTATGGCTGAATCAAAAATCAATCATTTTCTCAATTCGTCAAGCCTTATATCCATATCAATTAACAAAGACGGGAATATACTGCATGCCAATGATCTTTTATTAAAATTAACTGGTTTTGCAGCTGATGAACTGAGTAACAAATCCTTTATTGAAACTCTAATTCCTTCAAGCAAGCGGGAAAACTCCTACATAGTCTTTCAAAATATCAAAGATAAAAAAGACATTCAGTCGTTAGGAAAGACTGAGCTAGTTACCAAAAAAGGGAAAGTTATTACTATTAACTTTAATATAATCCCTTATTATGATAAAAACAAAGAGCTCTCCAACATTACCATACTTGGTGAAAATGTCACAAGCTCGCAAAAAGCTCAGATTGAGTTAAAACAGACCAATCAAAAACTTGCCGACTTCTTCGACAATGCCAGCGACTTGATACAAATCATGAATTCAAATAATGAAATCATTCAAGTCAATAATGTGTGGCTCAAAACTCTAGGCTACAGCCGTGAAGAAAGCGTCAATTTAAGGTTTGAAGATATCATTCACCCGGATGCTCTTGCTGAAACCAAACTCATCCTTAAGAATCTTGACCATCATCCAAATAAAAAGTTTGAAACGAGCTTCATTTCGAAGCAGGGTAAAAAGATTCATGTTTTAGGAAGTTTGAATACTGGATTTCTCAATGGAAAGATCATAGAATACAGAGGAATTTTTCACGATATCACCAATAGACTCAGAGCTGAAAAATCACTCAAACTCTACTATAGTGTCGCCAACTTGGCTAATCAAAGCAATGACCTAAAATCTCTTTTCAAGAATATTCACAAGGAAATCGCTAAGATAATTCCAGCGAGAAACTTCTATATCAAATTAGATAGAAAATACTTTGACGACAAGGAACTCTCTTATATCAAAGATGAAAATCTTGAAAAAAACAATAGAAGTATCGATGAACTTCTAACGACAAAACTCACTGAGCATGTCATTAACAACAATCAAGCGCTAATACTCAATGATAAGGAAATCACATCTGTACAAGTAAAGTCAAACTGGCAGAGCAGTGATGAAAAAATAAAAATTTGGCTGGGTGTGCCTCTTCGACTCCATGGAAAAATCATAGGTGCGATCGCATTGTATTGCTATGAAAGTGTAATTACATACAATCACAAAGATTTAGAGCTGTTGAATTTCATTTGTGGTCAATTAGCGACTTCTATTGAAAAAAAGCGCAAAGAAAACACTATCAAAACCCAGCTTGCTCGACAAAACGCAATTTTTGAAAGTGGCACTCACCACATATGGTCTATCAATCGCAATTATGCTTATACGTCTTTCAATACAGCTTTTGAAAATGAACTTAAAGGCTATCTAGAGCCAAATATTGAAAAAAATGGTTATGTTATAAATCCCAATCTCAAAAATGAAAACAGGCCATTTGATTTTTGGAAAGAAAAGTACGACTCGATTTTCCAATCTGGAGAAAGCTTGAATTTTGAGCATCAATATGTAGCGCCCAATGGCCAAGAAATTTGCCGAGAAGTGTTTTTAAACCCAATTTATTACGAAGATGGAGTTGTAAAAGAAATTTCAGGCTTTGCCCATGATATTACTGAAGAAAAGCAGGCAATCATAAACCTGAAAAAAAGTGAAGAAAAATTCAGAAACATATTCGAATCTTTTCAAGATCTATATTTCCGTTGCAAGCTAAATGGAGAACTTACCATGGTAAGCCCTTCTGTAATGGAACTTATTGGCTATAGCGAACAACATATCCTTGGCAATAACATTACTGATTACTATCTATACAATAAAAAGACTAAAGGCCTAATACGTAAATTAATCTCTAACAAAAATGTCAGAGATTTTGAAGCTCAATTAATCACCAAAACGGGAGATATAATTCAATTCATTTGCAACATCAGAATCATACATGATGAATACGGCAGACCATATGAAATAGAAGGTATCGCAAGAGATGTGTCGGAACTAAAGAAAAGCAATGCTGAATTGCAAAAGGCTAAGAACTTCGCTGAAAAGTCTCTTAAAGTCAAAGAAGAATTTCTAGCCAACATGAGTCATGAGATCAGGACGCCAATGAATGGTATCATCGGAATGATAGACTTAATCGCTGACACAACGTTAGACGAAGAGCAAACGAGCTATGTATCAACGATAAAAAAATCGTCTGAAACATTATTGACTATTCTCAATGACATCCTTGACCTTTCCAAAATAGAAGCTGGTAAAATGCAACTGTACAAAACTCCAGTATCTATTAATAATGTACTTGATAAACTTTACTCTCTGTATGCTCAACAAGCGATAGATAAATCCATTGATTTTTACTATCAAATTTCCCCGGAAGTGCCTGTGGGAATGATCATTGATGAAACAAGATTTCTTCAAGTATTATCAAACCTAACTTCCAACGCACTGAAATTTACTCCTGAAGGTGGAAGCATTCATATCTTTATTAATGAGGAAAAAAGAGAGAATGATAACATTACTTTAAAAATTGAAGTTAAGGATTCAGGAATTGGTATTTCCAAGGAAAGTCTTGAAAAGATATTCAAGAATTTCACTCAAGCTGATGTATCTACAAGTAAATCTTATGGTGGTGTTGGTCTTGGATTAGCGATTTCAAAACAACTATGTTCGCTGATGGATGGAAAAATAGGCGTAAATTCGACATTAGGTAAAGGAAGTAACTTTTGGTTCACCATTCAAGCCAAAGAAACAAAATTGGACGAAAAGAAATTGTCAGAAACTAATCAAATCAATCCTAAAATCAACGAGTTTCTCGATGAAGAGATAACTCCGAACATACTATTGGTGGATGACAATCAAATCAACCGAACTGTTTCCAGTCAGATACTAGCTAAAGCCGGTTGCGAGGTTGACTTGGCTTCAAGCGGTCAAATGGCAATCGAAAAAGCTGAAAGCCACGAATATGACATCATATTCATGGACATTCAAATGCCTGGCATGGATGGCATAGAAGCAACGCAAAAAATCAAGTCCTTGGATAAAGATAGCTTGCCTCCTATTGTCGCAATGACGGCTTACGCTATGAAGGAAGACAAAGAGCGCTTTCTTAATAGTGGGTTTGACGATTATATCCCAAAACCTATAAAAGCTAAAGATTTATTGCATAAAGTTAGCGAACTATCCAGCTTAAAAAATGTTGATAAATCAAGAAAAGATTCTGACGATAAACAACAGGAAAAGGAAGAAATCATCTCCATGGCAGTCATTGAATCCTTGAAAAAGTATGCTGATGATGAAAGTTTATACAATATTTATAAGGACTTTGATTTAGAGGCTAATGAGCAAATTGAAAATTGCAAATTTTCGATAAAATCAGAAGATTACAAAAATATTTTAAGTAACTTGCATACATTAAAAGGCAATTCTGGCACACTAGGAGTCAACAAAGTATCAGAATTAACTATAAAAATTGAATCAGATGTCAAAAAGGGAGATGTTGACAATTTCGAGAGTGATATGAGCGAATTGGAATCCCTTTACATGGAATTCAAGAATAATTATAAACAAATAATATTAAATAAATAA